One window of the Xiphophorus hellerii strain 12219 chromosome 15, Xiphophorus_hellerii-4.1, whole genome shotgun sequence genome contains the following:
- the LOC116733630 gene encoding gamma-aminobutyric acid receptor subunit rho-2-like isoform X2 produces the protein MPYNAGVLLLLLLSLILMAESRRLGSRRKRWSEPGETLKPGKTLGETPDAVVLVGKAGLEAAMVNGPLSRKIIDGTKTRKLKTSHLLRVDEHDFTMRPAFAGPAVPVGVDVQVESLDSISEVDMDFTMTLYLRHYWKDERLAFPSATNKSMTFDGRLVKKIWVPDVFFVHSKRSFIHDTTTDNIMLRVFPDGHVLYSLRVTVTAACNMDFSRFPLDSQTCTLELESYAYTDEDLMLYWKSGDESLSTDDRISLSQFLIQKFHTTSRLAFYSSTGWYNRLYINFTLRRHIFFFLLQTYFPATLMVMLSWVSFWIDRRAVPARVSLAVNYLTTVRDGKDRKLREKLKEQSQTLPCTCGMPHTKTMMLDGMYSEADANSLAGYTRASMAAEDPSDKQEQMVVHLTLDNESTETKKKGIRSFRIIQNTHTIDTYSRMIFPGAYILFNLIYWCVYC, from the exons ATGCCGTATAACGCCGGggttctgcttcttcttcttctgtctttgaTTCTAATGGCAGAGTCCCGGAGGCTGGGAAGCAGGAGAAAGCGATGGTCCGAGCCGGGAGAGACTCTCAAGCCAGGAAA GACCCTGGGGGAAACACCTGATGCTGTGGTTCTTGTTGGGAAGGCAGGCTTGGAGGCTGCCATGGTGAACGG TCCTCTGTCAAGGAAGATCATTGATGGCACCAAAACACGAAAGCTGAAAACCAGCCACCTTCTGCGTGTGGATGAACACGACTTCACCATGAGGCCAGCATTCGCAG GTCCGGCTGTCCCAGTTGGAGTGGATGTTCAGGTGGAGAGTTTGGACAGCATATCGGAAGTTGACATG GACTTCACCATGACTCTGTATCTAAGGCACTACTGGAAGGACGAGAGGTTGGCTTTTCCAAGTGCCACGAATAAGAGCATGACATTTGATGGGCGCCTAGTGAAAAAAATCTGGGTCCCTGATGTGTTCTTCGTCCATTCTAAGAGGTCCTTCATCCATGACACCACCACCGACAACATCATGCTGAGGGTCTTTCCAGATGGCCATGTTCTGTACAGCCTGAG GGTAACAGTTACTGCTGCTTGCAATATGGATTTCAGTCGTTTCCCTCTGGATTCACAAACATGCACTCTGGAGCTGGAGAGCT ACGCTTACACTGATGAAGACCTGATGCTTTACTGGAAAAGTGGGGATGAGTCCCTGAGCACAGATGACAGGATCTCTTTATCTCAGTTTCTCATCCAGAAGTTTCACACCACCTCCAGACTGGCTTTCTACAGCAGCACAG GCTGGTACAACCGGCTGTACATCAACTTCACCCTACGGCGGCACAtcttcttcttcctgctgcAGACGTACTTTCCTGCCACTCTGATGGTCATGCTGTCCTGGGTGTCCTTCTGGATCGACCGCAGGGCTGTTCCTGCCAGGGTCTCTTTAG CGGTCAACTATCTGACCACAGTGAGGGATGGTAAAGACCGGAAGCTAAGAGAAAAACTAAAGGAACAG TCCCAAACGTTGCCCTGCACCTGTGGCATGCCTCACACCAAGACCATGATGCTGGACGGAATGTACAGTGAGGCTGATGCAAACAGTCTGGCAGGGTACACCAGAGCCTCTATGGCAGCTGAGGATCCGTCCGACAAACAGGAGCAGATGGTGGTCCATCTCACATTGGACAATGAGTCCACAGAGACTAAGAAGAAGGGCATTCGCAGCTTCCGCATAATCCAGAACACCCACACCATTGACACTTACTCCCGCATGATCTTCCCAGGCGCTTACATCCTATTCAACCTGATCTACTGGTGTGTGTACTGCTGA
- the LOC116733630 gene encoding gamma-aminobutyric acid receptor subunit rho-2-like isoform X1: MPYNAGVLLLLLLSLILMAESRRLGSRRKRWSEPGETLKPGKTLGETPDAVVLVGKAGLEAAMVNGPLSRKIIDGTKTRKLKTSHLLRVDEHDFTMRPAFAGPAVPVGVDVQVESLDSISEVDMDFTMTLYLRHYWKDERLAFPSATNKSMTFDGRLVKKIWVPDVFFVHSKRSFIHDTTTDNIMLRVFPDGHVLYSLRVTVTAACNMDFSRFPLDSQTCTLELESYAYTDEDLMLYWKSGDESLSTDDRISLSQFLIQKFHTTSRLAFYSSTGWYNRLYINFTLRRHIFFFLLQTYFPATLMVMLSWVSFWIDRRAVPARVSLGITTVLTMSTIITGVNASMPRVSYIKAVDIYLWVSFVFVFLSVLEYAAVNYLTTVRDGKDRKLREKLKEQSQTLPCTCGMPHTKTMMLDGMYSEADANSLAGYTRASMAAEDPSDKQEQMVVHLTLDNESTETKKKGIRSFRIIQNTHTIDTYSRMIFPGAYILFNLIYWCVYC, translated from the exons ATGCCGTATAACGCCGGggttctgcttcttcttcttctgtctttgaTTCTAATGGCAGAGTCCCGGAGGCTGGGAAGCAGGAGAAAGCGATGGTCCGAGCCGGGAGAGACTCTCAAGCCAGGAAA GACCCTGGGGGAAACACCTGATGCTGTGGTTCTTGTTGGGAAGGCAGGCTTGGAGGCTGCCATGGTGAACGG TCCTCTGTCAAGGAAGATCATTGATGGCACCAAAACACGAAAGCTGAAAACCAGCCACCTTCTGCGTGTGGATGAACACGACTTCACCATGAGGCCAGCATTCGCAG GTCCGGCTGTCCCAGTTGGAGTGGATGTTCAGGTGGAGAGTTTGGACAGCATATCGGAAGTTGACATG GACTTCACCATGACTCTGTATCTAAGGCACTACTGGAAGGACGAGAGGTTGGCTTTTCCAAGTGCCACGAATAAGAGCATGACATTTGATGGGCGCCTAGTGAAAAAAATCTGGGTCCCTGATGTGTTCTTCGTCCATTCTAAGAGGTCCTTCATCCATGACACCACCACCGACAACATCATGCTGAGGGTCTTTCCAGATGGCCATGTTCTGTACAGCCTGAG GGTAACAGTTACTGCTGCTTGCAATATGGATTTCAGTCGTTTCCCTCTGGATTCACAAACATGCACTCTGGAGCTGGAGAGCT ACGCTTACACTGATGAAGACCTGATGCTTTACTGGAAAAGTGGGGATGAGTCCCTGAGCACAGATGACAGGATCTCTTTATCTCAGTTTCTCATCCAGAAGTTTCACACCACCTCCAGACTGGCTTTCTACAGCAGCACAG GCTGGTACAACCGGCTGTACATCAACTTCACCCTACGGCGGCACAtcttcttcttcctgctgcAGACGTACTTTCCTGCCACTCTGATGGTCATGCTGTCCTGGGTGTCCTTCTGGATCGACCGCAGGGCTGTTCCTGCCAGGGTCTCTTTAG GTATAACTACAGTGCTCACTATGTCTACCATTATTACTGGAGTCAACGCCTCCATGCCAAGGGTCTCTTACATCAAAGCTGTCGACATTTACCTCTGGGTCAGTTTTGTCTTTGTATTCCTCTCTGTGCTTGAATATGCAGCGGTCAACTATCTGACCACAGTGAGGGATGGTAAAGACCGGAAGCTAAGAGAAAAACTAAAGGAACAG TCCCAAACGTTGCCCTGCACCTGTGGCATGCCTCACACCAAGACCATGATGCTGGACGGAATGTACAGTGAGGCTGATGCAAACAGTCTGGCAGGGTACACCAGAGCCTCTATGGCAGCTGAGGATCCGTCCGACAAACAGGAGCAGATGGTGGTCCATCTCACATTGGACAATGAGTCCACAGAGACTAAGAAGAAGGGCATTCGCAGCTTCCGCATAATCCAGAACACCCACACCATTGACACTTACTCCCGCATGATCTTCCCAGGCGCTTACATCCTATTCAACCTGATCTACTGGTGTGTGTACTGCTGA